One genomic segment of Erysipelotrichaceae bacterium 66202529 includes these proteins:
- a CDS encoding MarR family transcriptional regulator, whose product MGGLNRIMDLHREWLTSCSFSYYSMNKYFTYEVIRREHMSEEEMILRMFRSIYASLMSRMNEFCSAYQLTGVQCLIMLELQEDEVTISELAQRMMMKPSNVSGVVKRMVKRGLVQRRRSTQDERIVYVSLQQEALNTISDEMKTRLVDSLFHDISREQITEILHAVILLDTCIRRCEHE is encoded by the coding sequence ATGGGAGGATTAAATAGAATTATGGACTTGCACAGGGAGTGGTTGACCAGCTGCTCTTTTTCGTATTATAGTATGAATAAATATTTTACATATGAAGTAATCAGGAGGGAGCATATGAGTGAAGAGGAAATGATACTGCGGATGTTTCGCAGTATCTATGCAAGTCTTATGAGCCGGATGAATGAATTCTGCAGTGCCTATCAGCTCACAGGTGTTCAATGTCTGATCATGCTGGAGCTGCAGGAGGATGAAGTGACAATCAGTGAGCTTGCCCAAAGGATGATGATGAAGCCATCCAATGTCAGCGGTGTCGTCAAACGAATGGTAAAGCGTGGGCTGGTACAGCGAAGACGCAGTACGCAGGATGAACGTATCGTTTATGTATCCCTGCAGCAGGAAGCGTTGAATACGATTTCAGACGAGATGAAAACAAGGCTTGTGGATTCTCTGTTTCACGACATATCCAGAGAGCAAATTACTGAGATTCTGCATGCAGTCATATTGCTGGATACATGCATCAGGAGGTGTGAGCATGAATAA
- the hflB gene encoding ATP-dependent zinc metalloprotease FtsH: protein MNKQKKPLYFYYLLILVIIVAGNLIFSAMEQNRIKDVSYNTFIRQTVEKHIDKVEIGDQSISYTLKKDDKTIYQTETMETDTALSQRLYDAGATFTRVHTKEMNPWLSFLITGILPIILLFWLGNHMFKRMQKKMGGDAMSFGGGGGLGSFGKSDAKIYVKSQTGKTFLDVAGQEEAKAALQEMVEFLKSPERYKKIGAQMPKGALLVGPPGTGKTLLAKAVAGEANVPFFSISGSEFVEMFVGRGAARVRDLFKQAREKAPCIVFIDEIDTIGKKRDGAGVGGNDEREQTLNQLLAEMDGFDGSTGVIILAATNRPESLDQALLRPGRFDRRIPVDLPDLAGREAILLVHAKDVKMGKNIDFRAIARATAGASGAELANIINEAALLAVKDNRNQVIQKDLEDSVETVIAGYERKNAVISTKEKLIVSYHEIGHALVAAKAKNSMPVTKITIVPRTSGALGYTLQVPDEESNLITKEEAFTKIMTCCGGRAAEDLIFHSITSGASNDIEQATRIARSMITRLGMSETFGMIALETVNNKYLGGDTSLACSDQTAARVDEEVRRLIQQAYDEARRILEENKDKLHELAKFLYERETITGDQFMEIVNRVPQLETAQEL, encoded by the coding sequence ATGAATAAACAAAAGAAACCCTTATATTTTTATTATCTGCTGATATTGGTTATTATCGTTGCCGGAAACCTGATTTTTTCCGCAATGGAACAGAACCGGATCAAGGATGTCAGCTACAATACCTTTATCAGGCAGACGGTGGAGAAGCATATCGATAAGGTGGAAATCGGTGATCAGAGTATCAGCTATACACTGAAAAAGGATGATAAGACAATTTATCAGACAGAAACGATGGAAACAGATACTGCTTTGTCGCAGCGGCTGTATGATGCAGGAGCGACGTTTACCAGGGTACATACAAAGGAAATGAATCCATGGCTGTCATTTCTGATTACCGGTATTTTGCCAATCATTTTGCTGTTCTGGCTGGGAAATCATATGTTTAAGAGAATGCAGAAAAAAATGGGCGGAGATGCTATGAGCTTTGGGGGAGGCGGCGGTCTTGGCAGCTTTGGAAAAAGCGATGCTAAAATTTATGTAAAATCACAGACCGGAAAAACCTTTCTTGATGTTGCCGGACAGGAGGAAGCAAAGGCTGCTCTGCAGGAGATGGTGGAATTTCTGAAAAGCCCAGAGCGGTATAAAAAAATAGGAGCGCAAATGCCAAAGGGGGCATTGCTGGTCGGTCCTCCGGGAACCGGAAAAACATTGCTGGCTAAGGCAGTTGCAGGGGAGGCAAATGTTCCGTTCTTCTCTATCAGCGGGTCGGAATTTGTGGAAATGTTTGTAGGCCGCGGTGCAGCCAGGGTACGTGATTTGTTTAAGCAGGCCCGCGAAAAAGCACCGTGTATCGTCTTTATTGATGAGATTGACACCATAGGAAAAAAGCGGGATGGCGCCGGTGTCGGAGGGAATGATGAGCGTGAGCAGACATTGAATCAGCTGCTTGCGGAAATGGATGGCTTTGATGGAAGCACGGGTGTCATTATTCTTGCGGCAACCAACCGCCCGGAATCACTGGATCAGGCACTGCTTCGTCCGGGACGCTTTGACCGCCGTATTCCTGTAGACCTGCCCGATCTGGCCGGACGTGAGGCGATACTGCTTGTACATGCGAAGGATGTTAAAATGGGAAAGAACATTGATTTCAGAGCGATTGCCAGAGCAACAGCCGGTGCCAGTGGCGCAGAGCTTGCCAATATTATCAATGAAGCGGCACTGCTTGCGGTAAAGGATAATCGTAATCAGGTTATCCAGAAGGATCTGGAGGATAGCGTGGAAACGGTGATTGCAGGATATGAACGAAAGAATGCCGTGATATCCACCAAGGAAAAGCTGATCGTATCATATCATGAAATCGGACATGCTCTGGTTGCCGCAAAAGCCAAAAACAGCATGCCGGTAACAAAAATCACCATTGTACCGCGAACCAGCGGTGCGCTGGGCTATACACTACAGGTTCCGGATGAGGAAAGCAATCTGATTACAAAGGAAGAGGCCTTTACCAAAATTATGACCTGCTGCGGTGGGCGTGCTGCTGAGGATTTGATTTTTCATTCCATAACCAGCGGTGCCTCCAATGATATTGAACAGGCGACCAGAATTGCCCGCAGCATGATCACCCGTCTCGGCATGAGTGAGACCTTTGGCATGATCGCACTGGAAACGGTAAATAATAAATATCTGGGCGGTGATACCTCTCTTGCCTGCAGCGATCAGACGGCAGCCCGCGTGGATGAGGAGGTCAGAAGGCTTATCCAGCAGGCTTATGATGAGGCAAGGCGCATATTGGAAGAAAACAAGGACAAGCTGCATGAGCTGGCAAAATTCTTGTATGAACGAGAAACGATAACCGGCGATCAGTTTATGGAAATTGTCAACCGTGTTCCACAGCTCGAAACAGCACAGGAATTGTAG
- a CDS encoding peptidase, with amino-acid sequence MKLFDLHADIGYDVMQKKNKESDILNRFHVQKFLAGEVSYVGMASFFEGSETWEYMQDMILSLKREIESCDQIDLVVSKEDLKENGHIKAVLTVEGMCGIKDHAAEKIRWMYEQGVRIASFCWNEENMLATGVKGNPAHGLHPLGQEALQTMIDCNMLVDVSHANEKTFWDILAQPQALVIATHSNARAICDHPRNLWDEQIQAIVERGGIIGINSAPAFVHPDPAKRDIAHLVEHMRYIQKLAGIEALALGLDYMDFYEGCEELHTIGLDDCSKSQRLIAEMKRQHFKEEEIQKIAFGNAVEKLKEVL; translated from the coding sequence ATGAAGCTGTTTGATTTACATGCGGATATCGGCTACGATGTCATGCAGAAAAAAAATAAGGAATCCGATATCCTGAATCGCTTCCATGTACAGAAGTTTCTTGCCGGTGAGGTTTCTTACGTGGGGATGGCATCGTTTTTTGAAGGCAGTGAAACATGGGAATATATGCAGGATATGATTTTATCATTGAAAAGGGAAATTGAAAGCTGTGATCAAATTGATCTGGTCGTATCCAAAGAGGATCTGAAGGAGAACGGACATATCAAGGCAGTTTTAACGGTTGAGGGCATGTGCGGTATCAAAGACCATGCGGCAGAAAAAATACGCTGGATGTATGAGCAGGGAGTGCGCATCGCTTCGTTTTGCTGGAATGAGGAGAATATGCTGGCAACCGGGGTGAAAGGAAATCCTGCACACGGTCTGCATCCGCTTGGACAGGAGGCATTACAGACGATGATTGACTGCAATATGCTGGTGGATGTATCGCATGCGAATGAAAAAACCTTCTGGGATATCCTGGCGCAGCCGCAGGCATTGGTGATTGCCACACACTCCAATGCCCGTGCAATCTGTGATCATCCGCGCAATCTGTGGGATGAGCAGATACAAGCGATTGTGGAACGGGGCGGCATCATCGGGATAAATAGTGCACCTGCGTTTGTTCATCCCGATCCTGCAAAACGTGATATAGCACATCTGGTGGAGCATATGCGCTATATTCAGAAGCTGGCTGGTATAGAAGCACTTGCACTGGGACTTGATTATATGGATTTTTATGAAGGCTGTGAGGAGCTTCATACGATTGGATTGGATGATTGTTCAAAAAGTCAGCGGCTGATTGCGGAAATGAAGCGTCAGCATTTTAAAGAGGAGGAGATACAAAAAATTGCCTTCGGCAATGCTGTTGAGAAGCTGAAAGAGGTGCTGTAA